The Candidatus Delongbacteria bacterium genome has a window encoding:
- a CDS encoding isocitrate/isopropylmalate dehydrogenase family protein — MAKYRIAWLPGDGVGNDVMDATRPVLEALGFDAEYIHGDIGWEYWCREGNPLPDRTLEVLRNTDAALFGAITSKPKEEAVEELAPELRGKGLDYFSPIVRLRQEFNLHTNLRPCKAYPGNPLNFKEGIDLVIFRENSEGSYSGVEFHPLPQQVYDALCLNPKMKKFGAAGLENIALSTRIVTRQGCQRIVRGAFEFARKFGRKSVTIVEKPNVLRETGGLMVREARKIAAEYPEIPMWETNIDAQCMWLLKNPFDYDVMVAENMFGDIISDLAAQLVGGLGFAASGNIGDNYAVFEPTHGSAPKYFGKNKVNPMAMFLTAKMMLDWLGETKKAEQLEAAIAAVLQDGQARTYDMGGTTGTREMGLAVIAKL, encoded by the coding sequence ATGGCCAAATATCGGATCGCCTGGCTGCCGGGTGACGGCGTGGGCAACGACGTGATGGACGCCACCCGCCCCGTGCTGGAGGCCCTGGGCTTCGACGCGGAGTACATCCACGGCGACATCGGCTGGGAATATTGGTGCCGCGAGGGCAACCCGCTGCCCGACCGCACGCTGGAGGTGCTGCGCAACACGGACGCCGCGCTGTTCGGCGCCATCACGTCCAAGCCCAAGGAAGAGGCGGTGGAGGAGCTGGCTCCCGAGCTGCGCGGCAAGGGCCTGGACTACTTCAGCCCCATCGTGCGCCTGCGGCAGGAGTTCAACCTTCACACCAACCTGCGGCCCTGCAAGGCCTACCCGGGCAATCCGCTCAACTTCAAGGAAGGCATCGACCTGGTGATCTTCCGCGAGAACTCGGAGGGCAGCTACAGCGGCGTCGAGTTCCACCCGCTGCCCCAGCAGGTCTACGATGCGCTCTGCCTCAATCCGAAGATGAAGAAGTTCGGCGCCGCCGGGCTGGAGAACATCGCCCTTTCCACGCGCATCGTGACGCGCCAGGGCTGCCAGCGCATCGTGCGCGGCGCCTTCGAGTTCGCGCGCAAGTTCGGCCGCAAGAGCGTGACCATCGTGGAGAAGCCCAATGTCCTGCGTGAGACGGGCGGCCTGATGGTGCGCGAGGCCCGCAAGATCGCCGCCGAGTACCCGGAAATCCCCATGTGGGAGACCAACATCGACGCGCAGTGCATGTGGCTGCTCAAGAACCCCTTCGACTATGACGTGATGGTGGCCGAGAACATGTTCGGCGACATCATCAGCGACCTGGCGGCCCAGCTGGTGGGCGGCCTGGGCTTCGCCGCCAGCGGCAACATCGGGGACAACTACGCGGTCTTCGAGCCCACCCACGGCAGCGCGCCCAAGTACTTCGGCAAGAACAAGGTCAATCCCATGGCCATGTTCCTCACGGCCAAGATGATGCTGGACTGGCTGGGCGAGACGAAGAAGGCCGAGCAGCTGGAAGCCGCCATCGCCGCCGTGTTGCAGGACGGCCAGGCCCGCACCTACGACATGGGCGGCACCACGGGCACGCGCGAGATGGGGCTGGCGGTCATCGCCAAACTGTAA
- a CDS encoding PorV/PorQ family protein, translating to MNTTLALSALLLLVGTSRAATGLAFLKIAADAGSAGLGESTAGAWEDALSPLRNPATAPADERWHLAFTRADWIFESDYSALAVQLPLGRWSLGADLRVLTIEDIEQRDSPDPEPEGYYRVDDLAYGLRLSAPLGKSLRAGAALRRVQEKINQEDSRGWVGDLGLRWERPGADPSRLLGVSLAVRNLGSSSEFVDESPDPPRTFSLGVERRGPLPLVGWTTSLQAEARQLQDEDTHLHLGVQTFPVGGLALRGGWMTGYDERGGTLGVGFVWRQMKLDYAWLPFRNALNDSHRFTFSFAM from the coding sequence ATGAACACCACCCTCGCGCTGTCGGCCCTATTGCTGCTGGTCGGGACTTCCCGGGCGGCCACGGGCCTGGCCTTCCTCAAGATTGCCGCCGACGCGGGCTCCGCCGGACTGGGCGAGTCCACCGCCGGGGCCTGGGAAGACGCCCTCAGCCCGCTGCGCAACCCGGCCACGGCGCCCGCCGACGAGCGCTGGCACCTGGCCTTCACGCGCGCGGACTGGATCTTCGAGAGCGACTACTCGGCCCTGGCCGTGCAGCTGCCGCTGGGGCGCTGGTCGCTGGGCGCGGACCTGCGCGTGCTCACCATCGAGGACATCGAGCAGCGCGACTCCCCCGACCCGGAGCCGGAGGGCTACTACCGGGTGGACGACCTGGCCTATGGCCTGCGGCTCTCGGCGCCGCTGGGCAAGTCCCTGCGGGCCGGCGCAGCCCTGCGCCGCGTCCAGGAGAAAATCAACCAGGAGGACTCGCGCGGCTGGGTGGGGGACCTCGGGCTGCGCTGGGAGCGCCCGGGCGCGGATCCCTCGCGCCTGCTGGGCGTGTCGCTTGCCGTGCGCAACCTGGGCTCCAGCTCCGAGTTCGTCGACGAATCGCCGGATCCGCCCCGGACCTTCAGTCTGGGAGTGGAGCGGCGCGGCCCCCTGCCGCTGGTGGGCTGGACCACCAGCCTGCAGGCCGAGGCGCGTCAGTTGCAGGATGAGGACACCCATCTCCATCTTGGGGTCCAGACCTTCCCGGTGGGCGGGCTGGCGCTCCGCGGCGGCTGGATGACCGGCTACGACGAGCGCGGCGGCACGCTGGGAGTGGGCTTCGTCTGGCGCCAGATGAAGCTGGACTACGCCTGGCTGCCCTTCCGCAACGCGCTGAACGACAGCCACCGCTTCACGTTCTCCTTTGCCATGTGA
- a CDS encoding divergent polysaccharide deacetylase family protein, giving the protein MTRPHGLPALLLLLLLGWVGGASHAAGRILLILDDMGHGYGRARLESCFALPPTVAFSIIPGTAQAARTAARCTEQGRDYLAHLPWQPLQPEGPPERLLARVDTSPERLARILEQTRRELPALVGANNHQGSRACLDSAFLERFALAWQPLGLPFVDSRTVAGSRVPAELGAAGIAVFENQLFLDHVDERGAIAEKLAELEQLARRRELTIAIAHPRPNTLALLGPWAARLPAGLELVSATAALLSPPARDWLAQGRTPWPGVPWSAPAVPAGHSEQED; this is encoded by the coding sequence GTGACACGCCCCCACGGCCTGCCAGCACTGCTTCTCCTTCTCCTCCTGGGCTGGGTGGGTGGCGCGAGCCATGCCGCCGGACGCATCCTGCTCATCCTGGACGACATGGGCCACGGCTACGGCCGCGCCCGGCTGGAGTCCTGCTTCGCGCTGCCGCCGACGGTCGCCTTCTCCATCATCCCGGGCACGGCGCAGGCCGCCCGGACCGCCGCGCGCTGCACGGAGCAGGGCCGCGACTACCTGGCCCACCTGCCCTGGCAGCCGCTGCAGCCCGAGGGCCCGCCCGAACGCCTGCTGGCCCGGGTGGACACGTCGCCGGAGCGGCTGGCCCGGATCCTGGAGCAGACCCGGCGCGAACTGCCCGCGCTGGTGGGGGCCAACAACCACCAGGGTTCGCGGGCCTGCCTGGACTCCGCGTTCCTGGAACGCTTCGCCCTGGCCTGGCAGCCGCTGGGCCTGCCCTTCGTGGACAGCCGCACGGTGGCGGGTTCCCGGGTGCCGGCCGAGCTGGGCGCCGCGGGCATCGCGGTCTTCGAAAACCAGCTCTTCCTGGATCACGTGGACGAGCGCGGCGCCATCGCCGAGAAACTGGCGGAGCTGGAGCAGCTGGCCCGGCGGCGGGAGTTGACCATCGCCATCGCGCACCCGCGCCCCAACACCCTGGCGCTGCTGGGGCCCTGGGCCGCCCGCTTGCCCGCGGGACTGGAGCTGGTCTCCGCCACCGCGGCCCTGTTGTCCCCGCCGGCCCGGGACTGGCTGGCCCAGGGACGGACCCCGTGGCCGGGCGTACCCTGGTCGGCGCCGGCTGTCCCGGCCGGCCACAGCGAGCAGGAGGATTGA
- a CDS encoding pyridoxine 5'-phosphate synthase, giving the protein MRLGVNIDHIATLRQARRGLEPDPVHAVGIVERAGADGLVCHLREDRRHIQDRDLRLIRELVTTHLNLEMAATEEMVRIALDAAPDMVTLVPERREEVTTEGGLNLKSGGEELARQIRVLRNHGLVVSVFIDPDLDQVREAKRLGAQFVELHTGDYSQQRGEEELEQAAERIREAAIAARRFGLRVSAGHGLNYHNVARIAAMPEIEELNIGHSILARAVFTGVERAVQDMLRAIGR; this is encoded by the coding sequence ATGCGTCTTGGAGTGAACATCGACCACATCGCCACGCTGCGCCAGGCCCGGCGCGGCCTGGAGCCGGATCCCGTCCACGCCGTGGGCATCGTGGAGCGCGCGGGGGCCGACGGGCTGGTCTGCCACCTGCGGGAGGACCGCCGCCACATCCAGGACCGCGACCTGCGGCTGATCCGCGAGCTGGTCACCACCCACCTGAACCTGGAGATGGCCGCCACCGAGGAGATGGTGCGCATCGCCCTGGACGCCGCGCCGGACATGGTGACCCTGGTGCCCGAGCGCCGCGAGGAGGTGACCACCGAGGGCGGGCTGAACCTCAAGTCCGGCGGCGAGGAGCTGGCGCGCCAGATCCGCGTGCTGCGCAACCACGGGCTGGTGGTCAGCGTGTTCATCGATCCGGACCTGGACCAGGTGCGCGAGGCCAAGCGCCTGGGCGCCCAGTTCGTGGAGCTGCACACGGGCGACTACAGCCAGCAGCGCGGCGAAGAGGAATTGGAGCAAGCCGCCGAGCGCATCCGCGAGGCCGCCATCGCCGCGCGCCGTTTCGGCCTGCGGGTGAGCGCCGGCCATGGCCTCAACTACCACAACGTGGCGCGCATCGCCGCCATGCCCGAGATCGAGGAACTCAACATCGGCCACAGCATCCTGGCGCGCGCGGTCTTCACCGGCGTCGAGCGCGCCGTGCAGGACATGCTGCGGGCCATCGGGCGGTAG